In the genome of Arabidopsis thaliana chromosome 4, partial sequence, the window CTGTTGCTTTGTATAACCAAGCCGCAGCCCACAAAAGTTCATCCTATTTTTAtcccaaaatattttaaaacataaaatgtcTTGTTAAGTAACTCATTTACGTCAACGTGaaaatatatctatgtatatCAGTTTGATTACCTGGTAGCCTGAGTGTGAGCAGTAGAAGGGGCAAGAAGCTTGGTAAGAACCTCTGTACTTATCAGCAAATTCAAATAGCTACCACAAAATAGATAATTTATACGTTACCTTATGATTGAACTGATGTAATGATATTTATagacttaattaattaatatgaatTTACACTCACGGATTTAGCATTGTTTAGTAATTTGGATGAATATGTAGAATCAACCAGTTTGAAAACAAGTGAGGCCGCGGCAAGAGCGGCTGCGGCTTCACCTGCGGCTTCGGAACCGggggaagaggaagagatacTATAGAGAGTTCTAGGTGTGTCCATATCTTCTGGTCTCTCCCAACAACTATGATCTGAATTTCCATCTCCTACCTATTTACATCCATTaccaaaacagaaccaaaaataattaattgaatttcGATAGTGAATTTGTTGAATATTGTAGaagtatatagtatataagatACGAGATATATACTATTTGGGACATTTAACatgaaatgaaatatttgaataattcTCTATACTAGTATAcctcaaaacaaaccaaaatgtGACAGTTCGGCTTGGTTTAGACGTGTAAACCGAGGGGAAAAGTTAGTTTACCTGTGTATATAGCATGTTGGTCGACGTATGAGCACGGAGGATAAAATTAGTTCCCCATTTGATAGTAGACCGGAGATAACCAAGCTGGTTAACGAAAGTAATCTCATTCTGGTATTCAAGTGCAGCCCAACTCAACAAGGTTGTGGTAAATGACATTGGCCACACAAATTTTACATTGTCACCAGCATCGTAATATCCTCCAATCAAATTCACCTGAGAAATCAAACACCCGAAAATTTGGTTAAGTCTATAAGAGATAACATAATGCCAAAACTTATGAAATAAGGTTCCATTTCGGAAGACATATATGCATAGATATAGAGATGTTTATGAATATAGTCGGTTTACATTAGCTGATGCACCGTCAGACAGGCCAGAATCAGCTCGCCATTTAACCCTTTGATTAGTCGGGAGTTTACCAGATCTTTGGCcttcaaagaacaaaattgatttgttCAGTGCATCTCCATAGTCAAGAGCTTCCAAGCTTTCGAAAGCCAAGAACATCCCAATTAACATTACAACCAAGAGTTTGCCCATTTTTTATTACTAGACTGTTTTTAGAAATGTTTCTCTTTCGAAATGGGTTTTTAAGTGTTGCTTGATTTTGCATGAAATGTGTTTTAGAGGGTATTTATAGATACCCCATGCAAGTAAAGTTGGGTACGTAAATTCATTGCATGAGATGTTTCACGTAATTTTAGGGTAACTTTGGATGTACTGTTATTATGTTCTCtaacaaaaattaagtttAGATGATAACGGaattacaataaaatatttttgatatagcAAGTTGTAGTTATTCACAtcgtatctttttttttctaaccaccatactttatttttttctcttccatctCTGAACGTTTATAAATCGTTACTTAATGAAGGAGTTGTAATATATTCCATTATAAAGGCTGTTTTGGCTCATTtacagcaaaacaaaacaaatattgaatcACACtacttaatttttgtaaatggttatttattgttatcgttgttttttttaaaactaataaacaaTATGTAAAACCTATATCAATTTAAATCGGCTtcttaagaaacaaatacTTTACGTCATGTAATTTCCATAAATTTGGAAGGTCTGACGCAAATATATTGCTGTAGTAATGTAAAAATACTTCGTAATTAACGATCCAAAGTTGTGTATAGTTATGCATCTGAAAACTtgactttaaaatatatgaaaatatgagaagattttttttattactttttttttgtagaatgtaaaatttattgataaaagAAGATAGTGTTACTATGAATGCGACATGAAATATGAATGTTTGAAAGTTTCGAAAAATTTAAAGTGTTACACTAAGGAGAGATTATTGAGTGCGAGTTTGAAACCAGAAACGTAGGCCACCGTACCATCATAGTCAGAGGAACCCGTCATTTGCGCTTAGTCTATTTCGGACATATCAATGAATTTTATGAGCATGTATGGGGGCAGGAGTTGGTGCCTTTCCATGACGCCGTTCATTGCGCTCTCACAATAAGCTATGAATTGTGAGTTGAAAATCATACCGCAACACAAGGACATCAGCAACAAAATAACCAACAACTACTCCCATGTCAATACTTCCTCGTGAGCCTAAGAGTGCATATAGATTCCCCAGAGGGCACAAGGAGACATGCCAAAAATAAGTTTCCCTTCTAGACTTTACCTCCATTTTGTGCAGTGGTCGAGCTAAGTCTCAGtattttaagatttgtttCCACATCAAGGAACCAGAGTAAGTGTTACCACAAACTGACAAGAGAGAACCGTTCCGAAGCAGGTTTTTGTGTCTCCATAAAACCCATAATGAGTCATTTTCCGAGACCGGTCTCCATATTAGCTTCAAGATACTTATAGTATTTGTTTCAGATAGCAAATGTAATTCCAAACCTGCctcttggtttggtttacaAATGTCACTCCAAGCAATCTTTGCTTTTTCTGGTTAAGATCCGGACAAGGCCAAAGAAAAGCAGACGTGAGAATCTCAAATTCTTTTCACGGTAATAGTTTGGCCAAAActgaaatatgaaaaacaaaaaggatttATTTGCAAATTCTCAACAAAAAGCCACGTCATCAAATCCTTTTCACGGTGAGTCTCTCTTCTACGTGGCACAACCCTTACCGGGAACCTCTCTATTCTCTCAATCGACAAACTTGACTTAAGGATTCCAAACGTCGTCGCATGACTTGTAACTCTGCACCATTGCTAATCTAACATCTCATTCTCCAAAAACTCAGGAACTCGAACTATCTTCCACAACTCACGAAAATGTTTCTCTTAAAGGTACGTTCTTTTTTATGTCCTCTAATTACCatcgtttgtttgtttctgtcttATGTCGGATTAAAAATGATTACTTTTGTCTGATTTTGATCTGTAGACATGGAGATCAACCGCTTTTGGGGTTTATGGCTACATGAATTTCACCAAGAGTGGTTTCTTGTAAGTTGAATTTGCGTATTTCTACATTTTCAATCCTGTGGAATtataaagtttgaatttttatggATTTTGGAGACTTATACGATTCAGGCTGTTTAGTGTTCTTTGGATTAACATAGAAAGATTCAATCTTTTGATTCAACATTTGCTTcacatgaaaattttgataccTTGAGGAACTCTGTTATGGAGAAGTGGTTGATGTAGTacttgtggttttttttttttgtgtggcaGAGATCATTCAAAGAAGTTTAAACCTGAAGATATGCAGTTACAAATTGAAGGAAAGAATTGTGTAGTTACTGGAGCTAATTCAGGTATTGGTTTTGCTGCTGCAGAGGGTCTTGCTTCACGGTAGGTTACTTAAGTTATGGAATTGAGGGAACCAATTGAATTCTTGTGTTGGAAGAGTGTTACCAAATTTTATAATGTCTGCTTATGTTTTTCTAGTGGAGCAACTGTTTACATGGTGTGCCGGAACAAGGAAAGAGGACAAGAGGCTCTTTCTAAGATTCAAACCTCAACAGGAAACCAAAATGTGTACTTGGAAGTATGATCATTTTCTActttcaaattcattttttgcaAGTTTCCATACTCTTTATCAACCATTTTagctttgcttctttcttaGGTATGTGATTTGTCTTCCGttaatgaaatcaaatcatttGCTTCGAGTTTCGCTTCCAAGGATGTTCCGGTTCATGTGCTGGTATGTggtcttttcttttactaattCTTAGAATAACATTTCACTTGTTTGATTCTGGTTTTCAAATTGTAGGTTAATAATGCTGGTTTGCTTGAGAACAAACGTACTACTACACCTGAAGGGTTGGTCTCATTTATCTTTCTTGAACGTTCCAGTATCATTTCATcttgatttaattttacacTCCTATGATCTTCTGTCATACCAGATTCGAGTTAAGTTTTGCGGTGAATGTACTTGGGACATACACAATGACAGAGTTGATGCTTCCATTGTTGGAGAAAGCAACACCAGACGCCAAAGTCATTACAGTTGCCTCTGGTGGAATGTACACTTCGCCGCTTACTACAGATCTTCAGGTAATCAATCTGCTGGACACATATGTCATCTTCAAGAATTGcttatgttcatttttttaatctctttggAACTGCTTGCACCACTCCTATGTCAGATATATAACTCAAGCTACATATGATTGTTCTGCAGTTTAGTGGTGAAAAATTTGATGGAGTGGAACAATACGCACGGAACAAAAGAATCCAGGTCTGTAAAATCTGAATCTACTAGTCAAGAAGTCACTTTTTTTCGGTCTTCTGAATTTGTTTCTGTGTTAGGTGGCTCTGACAGAAAAATGGGCTGATAAGTACAAAAATAAAGGCATAGGGTTCTACTCAATGCACCCTGGCTGGGCTGAGACACCAGGTGTTGCCAAGAGTTTACCGAGTTTCAGTGAATCGTAAGATAATTCTGCTAAAGGAAACATCTTTAATGCTAAAGGAAACATCTTTATGGTGCTAAAGAATGTTTTAAACTTGTGAATCAGGTTCGCGGGTAAGCTTAGAACAAGCGAACAAGGAGCCGATACAATCGTTTGGTTAGCACTGCAGCCAAAAGAGAAGCTTGTCTCTGGTGCATTCTATTTCGATAGAGCTGAAGCACCAAAACATCTAAAGCTTGCAGGTACAAGCAAGTCTCATGACCTTATTGACTCAGTCATTGATTCTGTGCATTCCATGGCAGCTCTTAATCCTTAAATGTCCATCTTCgacatagtttttttcttgaaaataaaatgtgatTGCACGTAACAGTATTAGTCTTTTCTCATTATTGTGGAAATATTATAGTATGgaatatttatatcttttacTTATTACATAGTATCAGAAGTTCAGAACAGAAGAATTACACATAGTTTTAGCTTTGGCATAGCTATATCATGGATCCATCATCGGGTTTTTACCGCGTTATTCGCAAAGAGTAAACATaagtaaacagagaatttACTTATTAGGATGGGAAGAAAGATAAAAGCTTTGGCTTGCGAAGCCAATACTGTTTGAATCTCTGCCTCGAATACTCGATATAATCAAACTCAATCTTGTTCACATAACCCTGCACACATTCACACACAATCATAAGCTTCtgtgtttgttgttattttaCTTTGATATGcatcaaagaaagagagaattagCTTACAGATATGATTCCCCATAAACCCCAGAAGAGATGGCTTGCCAATGTATACTTCTCAATATCATCCAAAAGTTGTTctatgtcttcttctcttgcttcttcacCTGAAGAGGTTAAGTAGTTACATATGAATctcctcctttcttcttcccctgcAATTTCCCAAACCATAgttaaaacgaaaaaaactCGGTTTTTCGACTATGGAATTATAAACACTGCTTGATTTCATCACTGTACCTGGATATAGAGTGTAGTCCAAGATATGAGGAGTGTTTGAATGATAATCTGCCGCCATTTCACAGAAATGATTTGCTATGTCGTAAGCGATCGGATTATAACTTGCATACTCATAATCCTGTTTAAATCCATTTTCACACAAATTATTAGACAGATAAATGAGAAGTCTCATGTTCATCAATGGGTGATGATATTGTTTTACCTCGAGTTAAATCGTATCGTAAAAATgggttttaaacttttttcccCCAttctgaaagaaagaaaaaatgttaagaagATTTGTGGTTATGAGTAAGAGACTTACAATGATAGTAATTGCATtggtttcttcatcaatcatgATGTTACCATACTGCAAGTCATTGTGACAGAAGCCAATCTCTTGTTCATTGTTCACTTCTTGTTCCAGCAGGTTGATTTCATCTTCAATGTCGTCTAGACCAAACTCTGTTGAATGTTCATTTGAACATAGATTCTTGGCTTGTCCTACCCAAGTCCTGTCATTTACATGTTCCAATGAATATTACTTTCAtatgatcaaaatatttactaGGAAAATCCTTTTAGTATGCAGTTTCTTTACCTCATCCTGTCCCAGATGAGCATAATTCTATCTCCAGGAATGTGTATGCTGTGAAATCTTCTTAGCTTAGATGCAACAAGAGCTGATATGTTCGGATCACGAAGATCGGTTGCCGATAGTGTCTGAACCGAAGTTATAGATGCAAGAATTATTATTGTGACATTTTTATAATGGAAAATGATCAACACAAAAATTTAACTACAGTATGAAGACAAATCAACAATAGGTGCACAGCTAaaccggtttggttttttCCGGTTTAACACCACATGAAAAAGGTAAACCAATTATATGAGCTATAGCCTATAGGGATTGCTAAACCTAGTTTAACCCAATAAAAAACTAAGCCGAAAGCTgaaccaaagaaaatataagcCAATTCGGTTTCATTTAACTACatatccaaaagaaaaatcaaaccgaaccgaatcggaattgatgaaaaacaaacagtaaaatctgaaaatcatttacaaatcaaaacctgatgaataataatatccgtcaaatattttgtaacttgtaagGAACCCAATTTATACCAAACATGAAcaatatcaaaccaaaaccgaCTGCTCTTTGGTTTCAATCCGGtttcataaaccaaacaaCTAGAAAACCGTAACCAAACTAAAAGCAGGATTGGAGAAATTACATCCTTACACATGaaaatcatcaaatattttctaaaaatcgAATTCATACTGAAACAAGAACTGTATCAAACCGGATTTGAAATCcggtttcaaaatttcataaacCGAATAACTAGTAAACCAAAACTCCAAACAGACtaaataaaagtgaaagaataatattttatttacccGGGCATGGATAAACTCTTCGACTCTACCGCCGGCGAAGCGACCAAGAAGTGTAGGACCGTGACCATGACGAGCAACATACTCAAAAGTACGAATCTCATCGTCTCTATTGAAGAAAAGCTCAACACCTTCACCATAAACACGAACAAGAAGCTTCCTACATCGAAGATTCGTTTCTTTTCTAGGCCAACTAACCATGAACACTTCGTTAGTCATCGCTCCTTTCATTGGCTTCACTTCAAGACTCTCAAAATCCTCAACTACGTCTCCCCATTTCGTCGAAAGCGCTTGAAGAATCTTCCTTAGCTCGTCTGGTGATGAGCTTGGGATCAATCCAAAGATTCCTACCGCcatctataagaaaaaaaaacaatcaaattctttgtttttttaactttgttaCTTAGTTTGCTTTGTTTCGCTGAGTGATCAAACTTGGGAAGAAGTAGAAGAGGCTTACCAAGAAAGTTGTAGAGGGTCTTGGAGAAAAAGTTTTGGGGAATCTTGAaatcagagagaaaaaatctgggtgttttttggtttagagttgGAGAGAAGTCTTGGTCacaaggaaagaaaaattgCATGGTGAGTGTGAGAGAGGTGTTGAAAGAGAGTATTTATGGACTTTTGTCTTTACATAAGAAAGGGAATATCTATTTCTTTGTCTTGGTGGGTTGGATTTGAGAGGaccaagaaacaaataaagaaaaaatggttttgttttgtaaaatttaaatgttcATTATATGCATGAAAAATCTATCAAACAAGATATCAACTACTTTGGGGGGTTTACTAGtaagaaacataaaattttgtttgatttggtaaAGGTGAAAGATACaatgtttctattttattattagagaaaattttgtttcactaaaattatattaaataaaataaattagaaatttaaaCCGGTAATGCAAAGCATACATTACATATATGTGAAAACGGTCTTGCGTTTATGTGTTAAAACACGAAAAACAAGgttcataaaattttgattctcaACCAAAACATGTTTGTAAAACATGTAGgtttgacaacaacaaaatctattaaaatgTTATGATTTAAAGCAATTTTCAGATAagattatgtaattttttttataaaaaacaacGTATTATTCGAGTTTGATTTGGATGGTGATACAAcgaaacaaaataacaataataataataataataatatatccTGATctaatttttagaaatatatgaaTCCAACATAGTAAGATGCAACGATATTACACCAAATCTTTTGATCAGAACACTCCTATCAAATGACGAAAGTAGAATTATGGTCATGGACATGCAAATATTACTAGAAACATGGCTAGAACTGAAGATGATAAGCACAACGTCAACAAGTATAAGGTGTATTATTTGTCCGCAAAAAAGTACCAATCAACATAGTTAATGGCGTTTACATTATTGTACCAGTTGGGCCgaaataaaatcttataataTATCAGATTAGCATGATTAGACAATGACATTTTCAAAGAGTACTTGAAAGCATTTTGAAGACTTAGCAAAGAGTTTCCAGAAACAGGTAATCTCTCAACTTTATATATTCTCGACTTAAAAAAGGCATTGTGATTTCAAATCTAGGTCGGGTTACGTCTTAGGTTGCATGGAAACCCGTTCCGAGGTCCGTTTCCTGTTTTCGAAACGTTTCGGAAACACAAAAATCGTCACGGGAACGCGTTTACACAAAAATCGTCAcgaaaacacaaaagattGTTAAAACGTCCATAATAGTTAGACTATTTTCTAACTACCATAATCAGTTttgcttgtttctttttggtttaatttaaGTTTACACATAGTTCTTGATTGGATATAACAAACTTTGGTATGTCTACACATAAATGTAAAAAGTATGGACGGTGAGTGAGTCAGACAAAAGTAGGTAATGACTAAATGAGTAAGGTAGGCGTCGGTCAACAGAAACGGATATTTTG includes:
- the GH9B14 gene encoding glycosyl hydrolase 9B14 (glycosyl hydrolase 9B14 (GH9B14); FUNCTIONS IN: hydrolase activity, hydrolyzing O-glycosyl compounds, catalytic activity; INVOLVED IN: carbohydrate metabolic process; LOCATED IN: endomembrane system; CONTAINS InterPro DOMAIN/s: Six-hairpin glycosidase (InterPro:IPR012341), Glycoside hydrolase, family 9, active site (InterPro:IPR018221), Six-hairpin glycosidase-like (InterPro:IPR008928), Glycoside hydrolase, family 9 (InterPro:IPR001701); BEST Arabidopsis thaliana protein match is: glycosyl hydrolase 9B15 (TAIR:AT4G23560.1); Has 1884 Blast hits to 1872 proteins in 267 species: Archae - 2; Bacteria - 724; Metazoa - 173; Fungi - 19; Plants - 922; Viruses - 0; Other Eukaryotes - 44 (source: NCBI BLink).) gives rise to the protein MGKLLVVMLIGMFLAFESLEALDYGDALNKSILFFEGQRSGKLPTNQRVKWRADSGLSDGASANVNLIGGYYDAGDNVKFVWPMSFTTTLLSWAALEYQNEITFVNQLGYLRSTIKWGTNFILRAHTSTNMLYTQVGDGNSDHSCWERPEDMDTPRTLYSISSSSPGSEAAGEAAAALAAASLVFKLVDSTYSSKLLNNAKSLFEFADKYRGSYQASCPFYCSHSGYQDELLWAAAWLYKATGEKSYLNYVISNKDWSKAINEFSWDNKFAGVQALLASEFYNGANDLEKFKTDVESFVCALMPGSSSQQIKPTPGGILFIRDSSNLQYVTTATTILFYYSKTLTKAGVGSIQCGSTQFTVSQIRNFAKSQVDYILGNNPLKMSYMVGFGTKYPTQPHHRGSSLPSIQSKPEKIDCNGGFSYYNFDTPNPNVHTGAIVGGPNSSDQYSDKRTDYSHAEPTTYINAAFIGSVAALISSS
- a CDS encoding Protein kinase superfamily protein, whose protein sequence is MAVGIFGLIPSSSPDELRKILQALSTKWGDVVEDFESLEVKPMKGAMTNEVFMVSWPRKETNLRCRKLLVRVYGEGVELFFNRDDEIRTFEYVARHGHGPTLLGRFAGGRVEEFIHARTLSATDLRDPNISALVASKLRRFHSIHIPGDRIMLIWDRMRTWVGQAKNLCSNEHSTEFGLDDIEDEINLLEQEVNNEQEIGFCHNDLQYEWGKKV
- a CDS encoding Protein kinase superfamily protein (Protein kinase superfamily protein; CONTAINS InterPro DOMAIN/s: Choline/ethanolamine kinase (InterPro:IPR002573), Protein kinase-like domain (InterPro:IPR011009); BEST Arabidopsis thaliana protein match is: choline kinase 1 (TAIR:AT1G71697.1); Has 35333 Blast hits to 34131 proteins in 2444 species: Archae - 798; Bacteria - 22429; Metazoa - 974; Fungi - 991; Plants - 531; Viruses - 0; Other Eukaryotes - 9610 (source: NCBI BLink).), yielding MAVGIFGLIPSSSPDELRKILQALSTKWGDVVEDFESLEVKPMKGAMTNEVFMVSWPRKETNLRCRKLLVRVYGEGVELFFNRDDEIRTFEYVARHGHGPTLLGRFAGGRVEEFIHARTLSATDLRDPNISALVASKLRRFHSIHIPGDRIMLIWDRMRTWVGQAKNLCSNEHSTEFGLDDIEDEINLLEQEVNNEQEIGFCHNDLQYGNIMIDEETNAITIIVSLLLITTNLLNIFSFFQNGGKKFKTHFYDTI
- a CDS encoding Protein kinase superfamily protein (Protein kinase superfamily protein; CONTAINS InterPro DOMAIN/s: Choline/ethanolamine kinase (InterPro:IPR002573), Protein kinase-like domain (InterPro:IPR011009); BEST Arabidopsis thaliana protein match is: choline kinase 1 (TAIR:AT1G71697.1); Has 1546 Blast hits to 1491 proteins in 370 species: Archae - 0; Bacteria - 353; Metazoa - 436; Fungi - 251; Plants - 163; Viruses - 0; Other Eukaryotes - 343 (source: NCBI BLink).) yields the protein MAVGIFGLIPSSSPDELRKILQALSTKWGDVVEDFESLEVKPMKGAMTNEVFMVSWPRKETNLRCRKLLVRVYGEGVELFFNRDDEIRTFEYVARHGHGPTLLGRFAGGRVEEFIHARTLSATDLRDPNISALVASKLRRFHSIHIPGDRIMLIWDRMRTWVGQAKNLCSNEHSTEFGLDDIEDEINLLEQEVNNEQEIGFCHNDLQYGNIMIDEETNAITIIDYEYASYNPIAYDIANHFCEMAADYHSNTPHILDYTLYPGEEERRRFICNYLTSSGEEAREEDIEQLLDDIEKYTLASHLFWGLWGIISGYVNKIEFDYIEYSRQRFKQYWLRKPKLLSFFPS
- a CDS encoding NAD(P)-binding Rossmann-fold superfamily protein (NAD(P)-binding Rossmann-fold superfamily protein; FUNCTIONS IN: oxidoreductase activity, binding, catalytic activity; INVOLVED IN: oxidation reduction, metabolic process; LOCATED IN: cellular_component unknown; CONTAINS InterPro DOMAIN/s: NAD(P)-binding domain (InterPro:IPR016040), Glucose/ribitol dehydrogenase (InterPro:IPR002347), Short-chain dehydrogenase/reductase SDR (InterPro:IPR002198); BEST Arabidopsis thaliana protein match is: NAD(P)-binding Rossmann-fold superfamily protein (TAIR:AT4G24050.1); Has 75095 Blast hits to 75002 proteins in 3239 species: Archae - 588; Bacteria - 48774; Metazoa - 5574; Fungi - 4887; Plants - 2346; Viruses - 0; Other Eukaryotes - 12926 (source: NCBI BLink).), whose amino-acid sequence is MFLLKTWRSTAFGVYGYMNFTKSGFLDHSKKFKPEDMQLQIEGKNCVVTGANSGIGFAAAEGLASRGATVYMVCRNKERGQEALSKIQTSTGNQNVYLEVCDLSSVNEIKSFASSFASKDVPVHVLVNNAGLLENKRTTTPEGFELSFAVNVLGTYTMTELMLPLLEKATPDAKVITVASGGMYTSPLTTDLQFSGEKFDGVEQYARNKRIQVALTEKWADKYKNKGIGFYSMHPGWAETPGVAKSLPSFSESFAGKLRTSEQGADTIVWLALQPKEKLVSGAFYFDRAEAPKHLKLAGTSKSHDLIDSVIDSVHSMAALNP